atctaataaaCTTCCATTCAATTCATGGTGACTTAAATTAATGTTTGCCTTTTGAAGCACTGAAGACACTGTAACCTGAAAATCTACAGACGGAATCAGGGAGGCTGTCATGTAACCTGTGGAATGTCTCTCAGCTCTGCATAGAGAGCTACTGGTCAGGTGTCTGGGTATTTAACTGTTTTCCATCATGACTCTTCTCACAAGATCCTCAGAGACCTTCCATCTATGAGAACATTCATTGGATTAATGGATCAGCCAGGAGGAAAATAAGGTTTCATTACTAAGGACATAAAGATGATTTTAGAGGGAGTGACCTGGAATGAATTATCTAATACATTTGTGGAAGATTTTCCAAAATGAGTGTGACTCatacattcaaataaaaacaCTGCTTAATTTTCAAAAGATTCCTAAagctaattttcttaattttagaaacaatcttattttacatatcaataccccattccctctccctcccatcctcccatgccatcCACCGAACTCCCTACTTACCCCcctcactccccaaggatagtgaggccttcccatgggagatcatcaaagtttgtcacatcatttggggggagggcctaggccgtctTCCATGTATgtgggatgcaatagtatccctccataggtaatgggctcccaaagtccatttgtgctctaaggataaacattgtctccactgttagaggccccatagactgtccaggcctcctatctggcacccacattcagagggcttggttcggtccaatgctggttccccagctgacaactggggtccctgtgttctcactaggtctggtcaactgtttctgtgggtttctccagcacggtcttggctcctttacccattcctcctccctctctacatctggattctgggagtatgggtcagtgtttagctgtgggtgccaggttctgcttcaatcagctactgaacgaaggttctaggatggcaatcaagacagtcatcaatctcattatagaggaatgacatcaaaggcagcctcaccactattgcctagattcttagtaaggctggagagatggcttagccgttaaaggctaggcttacaaccaaaaaaaCTAAACTTTTGTCCATCGAGGTTTTCCTATGTATTACTTGCCATGTCTTATATCACTGTCCTCCAGGGGGCGCTATACCTTCATCACAGCTCTGACTCTTCTGGCTAGTTCTTCCACCCAGATTGAAGGCAGGCCATCAGACTTTAGTCTCCTGTATGCAGAAGTTCTAGGCCCTAACACAAATTTCATATTTGAGAGTTATTTCTGAATTTTGGGGTAGACTAATACATCTCAGAATGGTTAAAGTGGCTGTGATCACACAATGGCCAACACTCTTGAGTATCATGCTGATATCTTCAGCAATCCTTTCAACAGACTATGGTTATAGTTAGTCCTTCAGGGATTTTTGAGGGTTGAACTGCGAGTTTTGACACCCTGAAGACAATCTCATGTGGGCTGGACAATTCCATGTGTCTCACAAGAACGCACTAACCCTCTTTCCTACACGGCTCTTATACAAAGCAATTTCCTTCTGCTTTTACATGGAATTGTCATGTAGGTGTTTGTAAACCCATGTGGCTGAGGAACCAGCCACCTTGTGCAGCAAGCAGAGCCTATGACAGAATGACAGGACAGGAGTGGTCCAGAGACTATGGGTGTCACTGTATGTGTTCTGAGCAGGGGTATACAGTTTTCAAAACTCTCTAAACTTAATGTTGGTGCATAAGCCATGAttcttgcaagtgctgggatcctGAGTCTATTACATAACTCAACTATCTCATAGGGTCTTGGAAGCATTATTAAGATGAGTTAGAAAAGTATTTGGAGCAAAGTAAGCTGCTTCCATAAGTGGTGTGTGATAGACTATGGCTATTCTCCAGATTAAAGTCACTAGAGGGTCTGGACTTATATCTCACTCTCCACGTAGATTCCTTCACTGGGAATGGCTCCCCACCTTCATTCCTATGTACCCCTAACTTTGGTTCTTCATGCTTACTTGGTCACATtcatcctaaaacaaacaaacaagttcaCCATTTCTGCACTCCAGGAGCCAAATGTGCTTTCAGTATTTCTGTCCATAGTTGGGACATGACATCTCCTTTGTGTGGCAGACTGTATGCAATAACAAAACTCATGAAACTTCACGTTAGTGCTTTTTACCACATGAATTCTGTTTGTAAACCAATGTAGAAGGACTATCGATGAGCAGACTTCTATTCAGTAAAGGCCTGGTTCAAATTCAAGCTCTAATGCTCTCTACCTGGCAGGGGGCTGGACCTCTGCTTTATATGTACAGGCTGATGGTCACTTTCTCCTCTGTGAGAGGTTAGGGATATTAGTGGTATTGCAATCACCACACAGTGCTCCCACAGAGTGGGTGCTCACTTCTTTTCCTAGCATAGCTATTTCTGTATTCACCACACATTCCTGCCCACCATAAGGCAATCCTGAGGATAAGATACATGCCATTTTTTACTTTCCCATTGCATCCAGCACACAGTAGAAGcaagtatttgtttttttattgttaacCTTCCTCATTTTGAAAATCAGATGCTAGTCAGTGGGCATCCTCACACAGCCAGTCTGGGGGAAAAACATTTATATAATCATCTTGGCTAGCTAAAGTCTGGCAGACACTCAACTGGTCAATAATTCAACTCTGCTTGTCCAGGGTGCCGCAGAGCTTGTTATGATATACCTTTTAATATAACAGTCCTTTAGAGTAGCAGGATTTCCCTTTTCGCTTTAAAGCAAGTGGATCGACTTGTATTGTTTCTTAACCAATAAGTCACACTCTTTTCCATGGTTCAAAGTTAAGCTTTTAttcagttttaaattaaaaaaataaatttcattattaAATAGTGAGATGGGTCTAACTAATGTTCAGAGAGTTTGTTACTCGGGAACCAGGGGCACAATTAATGGGGGAAGATCACCTAAACTAAAATTATTAGTGTGGTAGTATTTGTGAAAAGTTCAACAGTGCCATGAttccaaagaaactaaaatacaaagttttaaaCGTGTACAATGGAGGAAGAAGTGAACCACTTACTCTACTACAACCAGAAGCTACTTTCCCAGTGCCAGTCAACATGGTCATTATACCACAGTGCTAACGTCATCAGGCTCATCTGCCTTCTTTTGCCTGCTTGGCAGGGATTTCAAGTATTCAAGGTGTCTCCGGGCATCCTCCTGATTCTGCCTCACATAATATACCACATAAGAGATCACCATGGTGAACCAGCCGAACATGGTGACAAGCATGGCATAGTCAGTGGTCTTTTTAGGGAGGTTACAAAGGTCAGCATCATTGGCAGCGTTGAGGAATGGTCTCCCAGCATGTTCATCCAACACTGAAGTCTTGCAAATTACATTGTGTGCTGTCTCATGATTGGATGCCATGCTCCTCAGAACTTGCTGGAGAGTGCAGTCACAATGCCAGGGGTTGTTGGCAATTCTGGCCCTGGCCTTCAGGTTGTTGAAAGCATTTTTGTGCACACTTTGAATCCTGTTGTCAGACAGGTCTAGGGTCTGCAAGGTTTCTGCTACTCCTTTGAATGCATGCTCATCAATAAACTCAATGCCGTTTTTGGACAGGTTGAGAACTCTCAGTTGATGGAGGTCCTTAAAAATCTCATTGGGGATGGATGTGATCTGATTGGAGTCCAGATAGAGCAAAACTGTTTCAGGAGGGAGATCTCTGGGTATTTCCTTGAGGTTTGCATTGCTACAGGTGACATTTAAGCCCCCAGAGGAAGAACAAAGGCAGCCTTTGGGACACATACTGGCAGAATGAAAGCACAGGATCATCAGAACAAAGCTTTGGAGGAGGAGACACATGGAGAGGGAACGGGATAGCCACAGGTCGACCAGATTCATTCTGGAATCTCAGCATAATCCCGAGTCCATTCCTCATTTATTCCGAGTGCTGCAACAGTTCTGACCACACTCTGGATTTCCTTCCTGGATGCTTCAAAGGGATGCAGCTAGCACACAGTTTTCATTATTAGTGTCCTCACTTGGAAATCTAGAGGAAAGGGAAGCAGACTCAATTAGCTCACTTGCAAGGAGAGGTACATGGCAATTAAAATGTGCCCTCAGGTCCACAGGGGCTGGAATGTGAGTTAGGCAGGTAATTTCCGCCAAGGCCACTGGAGGTTTCCTGTGTAATGGGAATCTCCTGCTGaagtccccagtgctgggaaaagACTCTCAACAGAGGTCAACATTTCCACATCCCATCACCTTGTTTTCAGTCAAGGCAGAATTAGAAAAACTTACCCCAGTTCTTCTACTCCACTCGTTGGCCTTTTTATGGCAATAAAATTTAATCATGTCTTTTACCCTTCCTACAGTAACACAGGCATTATGCAATTCAATCCTGCATTGGGCAACAGCAAAAACAGATACCTACATTTCAAGGTTAATGATCATAGACAAAAATGTCTGTCATGGGCTTTGAGAAAATATTCAATGGAGAACACTGTCTCTAAAGAAACATCTAACCTAAGAAGTGGACAGTTGCCTCTGAGCTTCATGATGGTGCTGGGAGCAAACCAACAGGGGCCTCCACAGGAACTGCTTTTTTCTGAGCTCCTGAGACTACACAGTACCCAGGAGGATGCTCACAACTGCATCCCAGAGGATTCTCTATCTGTTTCCTAAACAACGTATCCTCTGCCCAGCTCAAACAAAGCACTTGCTGTATgagtttttatataaaaaaggtAATTAAGAATACTGGCTTCTAGGACAACCCTAATAGGTTGTTTGTTCTTTCACTGATGCTTgcctatacatacacatatgtacacaccacatatattattcatatacatattgtttatatatactgttacacatgtgtgtatactttGTGTGCATAAACACATATGTTAATGTTAGAAGCAGCCATAGAAATTCCCCAATAGTTGACTTTTTCTTTCtcgtatatattatatatactatatgtacacatgcacacatacacataaacattatTAGTTTTGGAAAAATATGGGATTAACAATATTGCCGAGTTTTCTCAATagaagagagcagaggagagaatgCAAGCCAACATTCAGAACTACCCTATGATAGTAGCTCATAGGAGGAGTGAATAGATTTTATTGAGGCATGTGTCTTCTCTAAGGTCAAATAACCTGTGGGTGTAAAGACAGGGCCCCTGCCAGGGTCTTGGCTCTGACtcatccctctctcctctctttccaatGCCCTCACAGCTTCCTTCACTCCCATCTGCTCCAGAGGTGCAGGCAGGCTCCACAGAACACTGCTTTTTAGGGATTTTCATTACTATCATATTGTAGCAAAAATCTTTCTGCTTTGGGTCTTGAGCCATGTTGGGAACCTCATGGAGCTCAATTAATGGGGTCGCTAATGGTGAAGGAACCACAGTTTACTTCAGAAATATCCTCCCAGGATTCAGGGAACAATAAGTACCT
The Cricetulus griseus strain 17A/GY chromosome 1 unlocalized genomic scaffold, alternate assembly CriGri-PICRH-1.0 chr1_1, whole genome shotgun sequence genome window above contains:
- the Lrrc3b gene encoding leucine-rich repeat-containing protein 3B; translated protein: MNLVDLWLSRSLSMCLLLQSFVLMILCFHSASMCPKGCLCSSSGGLNVTCSNANLKEIPRDLPPETVLLYLDSNQITSIPNEIFKDLHQLRVLNLSKNGIEFIDEHAFKGVAETLQTLDLSDNRIQSVHKNAFNNLKARARIANNPWHCDCTLQQVLRSMASNHETAHNVICKTSVLDEHAGRPFLNAANDADLCNLPKKTTDYAMLVTMFGWFTMVISYVVYYVRQNQEDARRHLEYLKSLPSRQKKADEPDDVSTVV